The following are encoded in a window of bacterium SCSIO 12643 genomic DNA:
- the sufB gene encoding Fe-S cluster assembly protein SufB, translated as MGYNETDLEKDLEGQEYKYGFVSNFETDRIEKGLNEDIIRLISSKRDEPEWLLEFRLKAYRHWLTMEEPDWAHVEYEKPKFQDISYYSAPKPKKQVNSLDEIDPELKSMYDRLGISVEEQKRMNGIAIDVVVDSVSVATTFKETLAEKGIIFMSFSEAVKEHPELVREYLGSVVPSSDNYYAALNSAVFTDGSFCYIPKGTRCPMELSTYFRINEAGTGQFERTLIVADEGSYVSYLEGCTAPTRDENQLHAAVVEIMVKKEAEVKYSTVQNWYPGDKEGKGGVYNFVTKRAMCAGYKSKVSWTQVETGSAVTWKYPSCILKGDYSEGEFYSVAVTNNHQMADTGSKMIHLGKNSKSVIISKGISAGVSENSYRGLVQIHKNATKSRNFSQCDSLLLGDQCGAHTFPYIEVKNKNSQVEHEATTSKIGEDQIFYCQQRGISEEKAISLIVNGYAREVLNQLPMEFAAEAQKLLEITLEGSVG; from the coding sequence ATGGGCTATAACGAAACAGATTTAGAAAAGGATTTAGAAGGGCAAGAATATAAATATGGTTTTGTTTCCAACTTTGAGACAGATCGTATTGAAAAAGGATTAAATGAAGACATTATTCGTTTAATCTCCAGTAAACGTGATGAACCAGAATGGTTATTGGAATTTCGATTAAAAGCCTATCGCCATTGGTTGACCATGGAAGAGCCTGATTGGGCACATGTAGAATACGAAAAGCCTAAATTTCAAGATATCAGTTATTATTCTGCGCCAAAGCCTAAAAAACAGGTAAATAGTTTAGATGAAATCGATCCTGAGCTAAAAAGCATGTATGATCGTTTAGGCATTTCGGTTGAAGAGCAAAAAAGAATGAACGGAATCGCTATTGATGTAGTGGTAGATTCTGTATCTGTTGCAACAACCTTCAAAGAAACTTTGGCAGAAAAAGGGATTATTTTCATGTCTTTTTCAGAGGCGGTAAAAGAACATCCTGAATTGGTAAGAGAATATTTAGGAAGCGTGGTTCCATCTTCAGATAATTATTATGCAGCTCTAAATTCTGCGGTATTTACGGATGGATCTTTCTGTTACATTCCAAAAGGCACCAGATGTCCAATGGAATTATCTACTTACTTCAGAATTAACGAAGCCGGCACTGGTCAATTTGAACGTACATTGATCGTAGCTGATGAAGGCTCATATGTAAGTTATTTAGAAGGTTGTACTGCTCCAACACGTGATGAAAACCAGTTGCATGCTGCAGTGGTTGAAATCATGGTGAAAAAAGAAGCTGAGGTTAAATATTCTACTGTTCAGAACTGGTATCCTGGAGACAAGGAAGGAAAAGGCGGAGTATATAACTTCGTTACCAAACGTGCGATGTGTGCTGGATATAAATCGAAAGTATCCTGGACACAGGTTGAAACAGGTTCAGCTGTCACGTGGAAATATCCTTCATGTATTCTAAAAGGAGACTATTCCGAGGGAGAATTTTACAGTGTTGCGGTTACCAACAACCACCAAATGGCCGATACAGGTTCGAAAATGATTCATTTAGGTAAGAACTCCAAAAGTGTCATTATTTCGAAAGGTATTTCTGCTGGCGTTTCAGAAAACAGCTACCGTGGATTGGTTCAAATTCACAAGAATGCAACAAAATCTAGAAACTTCTCTCAGTGTGATTCCTTGCTTTTGGGAGATCAATGTGGGGCGCATACTTTCCCATACATTGAGGTGAAGAATAAAAACTCACAAGTGGAACATGAAGCGACCACCTCAAAAATTGGAGAAGATCAAATATTCTATTGCCAGCAAAGAGGTATCAGTGAAGAAAAAGCAATTAGCTTAATCGTAAATGGTTATGCACGTGAAGTATTAAACCAGTTACCAATGGAATTTGCTGCAGAAGCGCAAAAATTATTAGAAATTACATTAGAAGGATCAGTAGGGTAA
- the sufC gene encoding Fe-S cluster assembly ATPase SufC encodes MISIKNLHAEVEGHKILKGFNLEINASEIHAIMGPNGTGKSTLASVLAGRDDYEITEGEVLFNGKDLLDLEPDERAAEGLFLAFQYPVEIPGVSNTNFMKAAVNNIREYHGKEPLKAKDFLKLMKEKQELVELKGRLANRSVNEGFSGGEKKRNEIFQMAMLDPQLAILDETDSGLDIDALKVVSNGVNQLRNEENAFMVITHYQRLLDHIVPDFVHVMYDGKIVKTGPKELALELEAKGYDWLKETTV; translated from the coding sequence ATTATATCAATTAAGAATCTACATGCTGAAGTAGAAGGTCATAAAATCTTAAAAGGTTTTAATCTGGAAATTAACGCAAGTGAAATCCATGCGATCATGGGACCAAATGGAACTGGAAAAAGTACTTTGGCCTCTGTATTGGCAGGAAGAGATGATTATGAAATTACCGAAGGAGAGGTTCTTTTCAATGGAAAAGATCTTTTGGATTTGGAGCCAGATGAGCGTGCTGCAGAAGGTTTATTCTTAGCATTCCAATATCCGGTTGAGATCCCTGGAGTGAGTAACACCAACTTCATGAAAGCAGCGGTAAATAACATCCGTGAGTATCATGGAAAAGAACCTTTAAAAGCCAAAGATTTCTTAAAACTCATGAAAGAGAAACAAGAATTGGTTGAGCTTAAAGGACGTTTAGCGAACCGTTCTGTAAATGAAGGTTTCTCAGGTGGTGAGAAAAAACGAAATGAAATTTTCCAAATGGCTATGTTGGATCCTCAATTAGCTATTCTGGATGAAACCGACTCAGGATTGGATATTGACGCTTTAAAAGTGGTTTCTAACGGAGTAAATCAATTACGTAATGAAGAAAATGCTTTTATGGTAATAACTCACTATCAAAGACTTTTGGATCATATTGTTCCGGACTTTGTTCATGTAATGTATGATGGGAAAATTGTAAAAACCGGGCCAAAAGAATTAGCATTAGAATTAGAAGCTAAAGGTTACGACTGGTTAAAAGAAACTACGGTTTAA
- a CDS encoding iron-sulfur cluster assembly accessory protein — translation MIEVTNAARDEALRLLKQSDLGNDAFIRVGVKGGGCSGLMYDLDFDNKITEEDKKMEDNGVTVVVDKKSFLYLIGTKLDFSGGLNGKGFQFINPNASRTCGCGESFAV, via the coding sequence ATGATAGAAGTAACAAACGCAGCACGTGACGAAGCATTACGGCTATTGAAACAAAGTGATCTGGGAAATGACGCCTTTATCCGAGTAGGAGTCAAAGGCGGTGGATGTTCTGGATTGATGTATGATTTAGATTTTGATAACAAAATCACAGAAGAGGATAAAAAAATGGAGGATAATGGGGTTACAGTTGTCGTTGACAAAAAGAGTTTCTTGTACCTCATTGGAACGAAGCTGGATTTTTCGGGTGGATTAAACGGAAAAGGTTTTCAATTTATCAATCCGAACGCTTCTCGTACCTGTGGGTGCGGTGAAAGCTTCGCTGTTTAA
- a CDS encoding heavy-metal-associated domain-containing protein — protein sequence MRNLGLLLVFMAVSFFTNAAFAGGTETIKIKTSSQCDMCKETIEKGMAFEKGVKKAVLDVETSILTVEYNPKKTNPDLIRKAVAATGYDADDVPADKEAYDKLHSCCKKGAHK from the coding sequence ATGAGAAATTTAGGTTTGTTACTTGTTTTTATGGCGGTTTCATTTTTTACGAATGCAGCTTTCGCAGGTGGAACGGAAACGATAAAAATCAAAACATCTTCACAGTGTGATATGTGTAAAGAAACCATCGAAAAAGGAATGGCATTCGAAAAAGGAGTTAAAAAAGCAGTTTTAGATGTGGAAACGAGTATTTTAACGGTGGAATATAATCCTAAGAAAACGAATCCGGACTTGATTCGAAAAGCAGTTGCAGCAACTGGTTATGATGCGGATGATGTCCCTGCAGATAAAGAAGCTTATGATAAATTACACTCCTGTTGTAAAAAGGGAGCGCATAAATAA
- the sufD gene encoding Fe-S cluster assembly protein SufD, which translates to MSAIAPIKNKEFVDSIVNTDHIVSGFDHLRSEGLRQLETTPFPTLRSEVWKYTKVSGLLKKSFISSPSDLKAIPDYIKSAIDGNPHIVFVNGFFNADLSQLPEEQIHIATLSSGNVNSQDISSLPTNWEGENEAFTHLNAASFTDGVSITIEKNIKLDTPLFVIHLTRGENVSVSKRNFIRVKNGAELSVINMFDGDSETSFSNHFNSISVEANAYLNWYDYHQDGNLSNQVNTTIADQQGDSHLNIGSYIFGGKLLRKNFYVNILGENADTTVNGAYILNEKQVADHRIILDHKAAHCTSNQMFKGVMGDQSTGIFNGKIYVRKDSQIINAFQNNRNILLSDDANAYSRPQLEIYADDVKCSHGSTIGQLDEEALFYLMARGIRRTEAEKLLVSAFTADALENISFEPFKEIVLNAIAEKSAKL; encoded by the coding sequence ATGAGTGCCATAGCACCAATAAAAAATAAGGAGTTTGTAGATAGTATCGTAAATACCGATCATATCGTATCCGGTTTTGATCATCTTAGATCAGAGGGTTTACGTCAACTGGAAACAACTCCATTTCCGACATTGCGAAGTGAAGTGTGGAAATACACCAAAGTTTCCGGACTTTTAAAAAAGAGTTTTATTTCTTCTCCGTCCGATCTCAAAGCAATTCCAGATTACATCAAATCCGCAATTGATGGGAACCCACATATTGTATTTGTGAATGGATTTTTTAATGCAGATTTAAGTCAACTTCCTGAAGAGCAAATCCACATCGCAACCTTAAGTTCAGGAAATGTAAATAGCCAGGACATTTCTTCCCTTCCTACCAATTGGGAAGGTGAAAATGAAGCTTTCACGCACTTAAACGCTGCGTCTTTTACAGACGGTGTATCTATTACAATAGAAAAAAACATAAAACTAGATACTCCATTATTTGTTATTCATCTTACGAGAGGTGAAAACGTATCGGTTTCAAAAAGAAACTTTATTCGGGTAAAAAATGGAGCTGAATTGTCGGTCATCAATATGTTTGATGGAGATTCAGAAACTTCCTTTTCTAACCATTTTAATAGCATTTCTGTAGAAGCAAATGCATATTTGAATTGGTATGATTATCACCAGGATGGAAACTTATCAAATCAGGTAAACACTACCATTGCTGATCAACAAGGTGATAGCCATTTGAATATCGGTTCTTATATCTTTGGAGGAAAACTTTTACGTAAAAACTTCTACGTAAATATCCTCGGGGAAAATGCGGATACTACTGTTAATGGCGCGTATATCTTAAACGAAAAACAAGTTGCGGATCATCGTATCATCCTGGACCACAAAGCTGCACATTGCACCTCAAATCAGATGTTCAAGGGAGTTATGGGAGATCAATCTACTGGTATTTTCAATGGAAAAATCTACGTAAGAAAAGACTCTCAAATCATTAATGCTTTCCAAAACAACCGCAACATTTTGTTAAGCGATGATGCTAACGCATATTCCCGACCACAATTGGAAATTTATGCGGATGATGTAAAATGTTCGCATGGATCTACCATTGGTCAATTAGATGAAGAAGCGCTCTTCTACTTAATGGCCAGAGGAATTCGCAGGACTGAAGCTGAAAAATTACTTGTATCTGCATTTACTGCGGATGCACTCGAAAATATTTCTTTTGAACCTTTCAAGGAGATTGTTCTCAACGCTATTGCTGAAAAAAGCGCAAAACTTTAA
- a CDS encoding TonB-dependent receptor — translation MKIKNLKVNLNPVLKCLGLIMGFLWLSVSDLNAQKISGVVTDESNAPLAFVNVLWAYTQTGVSTDESGKFKIDVPQKYPGLLVISSVGFKTDTIKVWENMKKITITLKSNLDLKEFEVAERKSATSVGTISTDKVETLSAEELKKAACCSVSESFTTNASVDVNVTDAVSGSRKIKMLGLDGIYTQIQFENLPLVRGLSASNGLDYIPGTWVNSIQIKKGAGSVVNGYESIAGQINVELLKPDVAEKLFVNVYANEMGRFELNTHLSKKLNNKWSTMLMIHGGNQGFEIDRNNDQFLDIPLKNTLIVMNRWKYFGKTFRSQFGVRGVLNDVNSGQKKALENPYQVNIKTNQLYAFAKGGYLLNNDNSVAIISKFKYHELKSTYGLTRYDADQRNFYVNLTYADEIIDEKNSIKTGLSLNYDNYRHHFNDSSFTNLEVVPGVFLEYAYVGDKLSVVAGIRGDHHNQFGGFVSPRFHMKYNLTSRSAFRLSAGKGFRTTNVLIENSSYLVSSRKVNFVEALNPERAWNYGVSYSHKWTISDVEVSVNGDYYYTDFENQVVVDVENKDFVSFYNLDGKSYSHAFQIEGSIEYKSWEFRTAYKFLDVMTDYASGLKRKPFTPKDRVLLNLGYRSRFDKWKFDITTLWTGLSRVPSTEGNPENAVRKTESEAFFVVNGQITRKFRLFEAYLGAENLLNYRQDNPIIDSENPFGDHFDASMIWGPVSGRMVYIGFRYSIK, via the coding sequence ATGAAAATAAAAAATCTCAAAGTTAATTTGAACCCGGTGCTTAAGTGCTTGGGCTTGATTATGGGTTTTTTATGGCTAAGTGTGTCTGATTTGAATGCACAAAAAATCAGTGGAGTTGTTACTGATGAAAGCAATGCGCCATTGGCTTTTGTGAACGTCTTGTGGGCGTATACACAGACTGGAGTGAGTACAGATGAATCTGGAAAGTTTAAAATTGATGTGCCGCAGAAATACCCTGGATTATTGGTGATTTCCAGTGTGGGATTTAAAACCGATACGATCAAGGTTTGGGAAAATATGAAAAAGATTACTATAACGTTAAAAAGTAATCTGGATTTAAAGGAATTCGAAGTAGCAGAGCGTAAAAGTGCGACTTCCGTAGGGACGATTTCTACAGACAAAGTAGAAACTTTAAGCGCAGAAGAATTAAAAAAGGCTGCCTGCTGTAGTGTTTCAGAAAGTTTTACAACCAATGCATCTGTAGATGTGAATGTAACCGATGCGGTTTCGGGGTCTCGAAAGATTAAAATGTTGGGGTTGGATGGGATATATACCCAGATTCAATTTGAGAATTTACCGTTGGTAAGAGGGCTATCCGCGTCAAATGGGTTAGACTATATTCCAGGTACCTGGGTGAATTCTATCCAAATCAAAAAAGGTGCAGGCTCAGTGGTGAATGGATATGAATCTATTGCAGGACAAATCAATGTGGAATTGTTAAAACCTGATGTGGCCGAAAAGTTGTTTGTGAATGTGTATGCCAATGAAATGGGCCGATTTGAGTTAAATACGCATCTGTCTAAAAAACTCAATAACAAATGGAGTACGATGTTGATGATTCATGGAGGAAATCAGGGTTTTGAAATAGATCGTAATAATGATCAATTTTTAGATATTCCTTTAAAAAACACATTGATTGTAATGAATCGATGGAAATATTTTGGCAAAACGTTTAGATCGCAATTTGGGGTAAGGGGAGTATTGAATGATGTGAACTCTGGACAAAAGAAGGCTTTGGAGAATCCGTATCAGGTAAACATCAAGACCAATCAGTTATATGCTTTCGCTAAAGGAGGATATTTATTGAATAATGATAATAGTGTTGCAATCATTTCAAAGTTTAAATATCATGAGCTTAAATCTACATATGGATTAACGAGATATGATGCAGATCAAAGAAACTTTTATGTAAATCTTACATATGCGGATGAGATTATTGATGAGAAAAACAGTATCAAAACAGGGTTGAGTCTGAATTACGATAACTATAGACATCATTTTAACGATTCTTCATTTACCAATTTGGAAGTTGTTCCAGGGGTGTTTTTGGAGTATGCGTATGTTGGTGATAAATTATCGGTTGTTGCGGGTATTCGGGGAGATCACCATAATCAGTTTGGTGGATTTGTATCTCCAAGATTTCACATGAAGTACAATTTAACATCCAGATCAGCATTTCGATTATCAGCTGGGAAGGGTTTTAGAACTACAAATGTGCTAATCGAAAATTCATCTTATTTGGTGAGTTCTCGGAAGGTAAATTTTGTAGAAGCTTTAAATCCGGAAAGAGCATGGAATTATGGAGTGAGTTACTCCCATAAGTGGACTATCTCGGATGTTGAAGTATCGGTTAATGGAGACTATTATTATACTGATTTTGAAAATCAAGTAGTGGTTGATGTAGAGAATAAGGACTTTGTTTCGTTTTATAATTTAGACGGAAAATCATATTCGCATGCATTTCAGATAGAAGGAAGTATAGAGTATAAAAGCTGGGAATTTAGAACGGCTTATAAGTTCCTGGATGTCATGACAGATTATGCATCTGGATTGAAAAGAAAACCATTTACACCAAAAGATAGAGTTTTATTAAATCTGGGATATCGTTCGCGATTTGATAAATGGAAGTTTGATATTACCACACTCTGGACAGGATTGAGTCGCGTGCCGTCTACAGAGGGTAACCCTGAAAATGCAGTTCGAAAGACAGAGTCGGAAGCGTTTTTTGTTGTTAATGGTCAGATTACAAGAAAGTTCAGGTTGTTTGAGGCATACCTGGGCGCAGAAAACTTATTGAATTATAGACAAGATAATCCCATTATCGATAGTGAAAACCCTTTTGGAGATCATTTTGATGCGTCTATGATTTGGGGACCAGTATCAGGAAGAATGGTGTATATTGGCTTTAGATATTCAATTAAATAA